TCAGCAGGAAGTATCAGAAATTTCCCGTGAGCTGAAGTCGATCGCCAGGGAGCTGCAAGTCCCTGTTATCGCGCTTTCTCAGCTCTCACGTGGTGTTGAGCAGCGTCAGGATAAACGTCCGATGATGTCTGATATTCGGGAATCAGGAAGTATCGAGCAGGATGCGGATATTGTCGCGTTCCTTTACCGCGATGACTACTATGATAAAGAGAGCGAGAATAAAAACATTATCGAAATTATTATTGCCAAACAGCGTAACGGCCCGGTGGGAACCGTGTCTCTTGCGTTCGTAAAAGAATACAATAAGTTCGTCAACCTGGAACGGCGTTTTGATGACGCAGGTGTTCCGCCTGGCGCATAAACCCCAAGAGCTGATCTTGGGGTTTTTTCATTCGAAAGATGGAAGACATTCCGGTCGCTCAGCGGATGTAAGTTTGAAAGCGTTTTAATAAAATGGTGTAAAAAGGAGATGGTAACATGGGAAATCGTTTTTCATATTTTCACGCTGCGCAAATCCGGATTGCCCGGCCTACGGGCCAGCTAGATGAAATCATTCGTTTTTACGAAGAGGGGCTGGGCTTGAAACGAATCGGAGAATTTTCGCAGCATAACGGATACGACGGTGTCATGTACGGCCTCCCGCGTGCTGATTATCATTTGGAATTCACTCAATATGAGGGGGAAAGCAGTGCCCCTGTTCCCCATCCCGACAGTCTCCTCGTTTTTTATGTGCCTGACGCTGATGAACTGGCAGCGATCACGTCAAAGCTTCAGCACATGGGCTATCAACAGGTGGAATCAGAGAACCCTTACTGGAGCCATGGAGGCGTGACGATAGAGGATCCGGACGGCTGGCGAGTCGTTTTTATGAATACAAAAGGGCTATCAGGCAAGTGAGACTTTTTTATGGTAAAGGACAAAAGTTTCGCAAGCTTTTGATGGCAAATCGGTGAGAAAACGCTTCTAAAACGAATGAAAGCGAACAAATATAGATTTACATTAATTTAATGTTCGGATTTACAATTGACTTTCTGTTTCTTCACTGATAAACTTGATTTGTTTGAATAGAATCGTTTTGAAAGGTTAACGGAGGTGCACGGACATGTCTTCAGTAGTTGTAGTAGGTACGCAATGGGGCGATGAAGGAAAAGGTAAAATTACAGATTTCCTGTCAGAAAATGCAGAAGTGATCGCCCGTTATCAAGGCGGAAATAACGCAGGGCATACAATCAAGTTTGACGGAGTCACATACAAGCTTCACTTAATCCCGTCTGGAATTTTCTATAAGGATAAAACGTGTGTGATCGGAAACGGAATGGTTGTAGACCCGAAAGCATTAGTCACAGAGCTAGCGTATCTTCACGAGCGCAACGTCAGTACAGATAACCTGAGAATCAGCAACAGAGCTCACGTCATTCTGCCGTATCACTTGAAATTGGATGAAGTGGAAGAAGAGCGAAAAGGGGCTAACAAGATCGGCACAACGAAAAAAGGAATCGGCCCTGCTTACATGGATAAAGCAGCCCGCATCGGAATTCGGATCGCGGACCTGTTAGACCGTGACGCATTTGCGGAAAAGCTTGAACGCAATCTTGAAGAAAAAAACCGTCTGCTTGAGAAAATGTACGAGACAGAAGGGTTTAAAATTGAGGAAATCTTAGACGAATATTATGAGTACGGCCAGCAGATTAAAAAATATGTCTGCGATACATCTGTTGTCTTAAATGATGCGCTTGATGATGGCCGCCGTGTATTGTTTGAAGGCGCGCAAGGGGTTATGCTCGATATCGACCAAGGAACATACCCGTTTGTGACATCATCT
The Bacillus vallismortis genome window above contains:
- a CDS encoding VOC family protein — translated: MGNRFSYFHAAQIRIARPTGQLDEIIRFYEEGLGLKRIGEFSQHNGYDGVMYGLPRADYHLEFTQYEGESSAPVPHPDSLLVFYVPDADELAAITSKLQHMGYQQVESENPYWSHGGVTIEDPDGWRVVFMNTKGLSGK
- the purA gene encoding adenylosuccinate synthase; the protein is MSSVVVVGTQWGDEGKGKITDFLSENAEVIARYQGGNNAGHTIKFDGVTYKLHLIPSGIFYKDKTCVIGNGMVVDPKALVTELAYLHERNVSTDNLRISNRAHVILPYHLKLDEVEEERKGANKIGTTKKGIGPAYMDKAARIGIRIADLLDRDAFAEKLERNLEEKNRLLEKMYETEGFKIEEILDEYYEYGQQIKKYVCDTSVVLNDALDDGRRVLFEGAQGVMLDIDQGTYPFVTSSNPVAGGVTIGSGVGPTKIQHVVGVSKAYTTRVGDGPFPTELKDEIGDQIREVGREYGTTTGRPRRVGWFDSVVVRHARRVSGITDLSLNSIDVLTGIETLKICVAYRYKGEIIEEFPASLKALAECEPVYEEMPGWTEDITGAKSLSELPENARHYLERVSQLTGIPLSIFSVGPDRAQTNVLRSVYRAN